One genomic region from Granulicatella adiacens ATCC 49175 encodes:
- a CDS encoding Rpn family recombination-promoting nuclease/putative transposase → MRKILPTNDLMFKKMMTSEGKEYILQNFIQVVTGMKLSNVKPTNPYQIQKYRENLAGVNLEMYQTIVDIAATTEEGIDIIIEMQLYKHRGFFERIRYYMASTYMDSYSAGHQTYKPVISIVVTDFSVFKEDPEPRVEIGLVNLEKNREVLNEKGQPFERVYLVNLATTLPNQDEAFNEWRNFLKNGTITAKASKEIQDAYAVVDFYNLDSEEMKMAEQMEKYEEVYWKTIEYAKETAREAGLKEGQVLAFLKMNLPITEIIKHTGLSEEEIQKIINTL, encoded by the coding sequence ATGAGAAAGATTTTACCAACAAATGATTTAATGTTTAAAAAAATGATGACTAGCGAAGGAAAAGAATATATCTTACAAAATTTTATTCAAGTTGTTACTGGGATGAAACTATCTAATGTGAAGCCAACCAATCCATATCAAATTCAAAAATATCGTGAAAATCTCGCTGGAGTAAACTTAGAAATGTACCAAACCATCGTGGATATTGCCGCAACAACAGAAGAAGGCATTGATATTATCATTGAAATGCAACTATATAAGCATAGAGGTTTCTTTGAACGCATTCGCTATTATATGGCATCAACTTATATGGATAGTTATTCTGCAGGCCATCAAACCTATAAACCTGTTATTTCAATTGTCGTAACTGATTTTTCTGTTTTTAAAGAAGATCCTGAACCAAGAGTAGAAATCGGCCTTGTGAATTTAGAAAAAAATCGAGAAGTTTTAAATGAAAAAGGTCAACCTTTCGAACGCGTTTATCTCGTCAATTTAGCAACCACATTACCTAACCAGGACGAAGCCTTCAATGAGTGGAGAAATTTCCTTAAAAATGGTACAATCACGGCAAAAGCATCCAAAGAAATTCAAGACGCTTATGCTGTTGTTGATTTCTATAATTTAGATTCGGAGGAAATGAAGATGGCGGAACAAATGGAAAAATACGAAGAAGTCTATTGGAAAACAATCGAATATGCCAAAGAGACCGCTAGAGAAGCAGGACTTAAAGAAGGTCAAGTTTTGGCATTTCTTAAAATGAATCTTCCTATCACAGAAATCATAAAGCACACCGGATTATCTGAAGAAGAGATTCAAAAAATTATAAATACACTATAA
- a CDS encoding methyltransferase family protein: MFYLIGFLLMFVAARIQWLSGVKSFISTSIQTSELKTTGIYARTRNPIYFSWWLSSIGITLTIHNVWLLLLIPIQWVLLTVVIRITDEKWLYELHGEAYKDYCARVNRWIPIKKIK; this comes from the coding sequence TTGTTTTATCTGATTGGCTTCCTCTTAATGTTCGTTGCAGCGAGAATTCAGTGGCTCAGCGGGGTGAAGTCGTTTATTAGCACAAGTATCCAAACTAGCGAACTCAAGACAACAGGAATTTACGCGCGCACTCGCAATCCAATTTACTTTTCGTGGTGGCTCAGCAGCATCGGGATTACCCTAACCATCCATAATGTGTGGTTACTACTTCTTATTCCGATTCAGTGGGTGTTATTAACCGTCGTGATTCGTATTACCGATGAAAAATGGCTCTACGAACTGCACGGAGAAGCCTATAAGGACTATTGCGCGAGAGTGAATCGATGGATTCCGATTAAGAAAATTAAGTAA
- a CDS encoding MerR family transcriptional regulator, with amino-acid sequence MYMIKKASEISGVSVRMLHHYDEIGLLSPQKSENGYRCYTEEDMACLQTILFYKYLGFPLKKIKSLMAKDDTELLTHLKRQLTLMQKENERLLTLMETLRKTIDYEERKITMSTKEKFNGFTYQDNQKYKQAAIDMYGKEVIEEAIEKQKGKEQELTDGFNEIFFAFSENMSKEMSVASKENVDLAEKLHKHICKYSFECPIDVFSNIGYGYVQNPEFKNNLDQFGDGTAQYICDAILEYVKEK; translated from the coding sequence ATGTACATGATAAAAAAAGCAAGTGAGATTAGTGGTGTGTCAGTACGAATGTTGCACCATTATGATGAGATTGGGTTATTATCTCCCCAGAAATCAGAGAATGGATATAGGTGTTACACAGAAGAAGATATGGCATGCTTGCAAACCATACTCTTTTACAAATACTTAGGATTTCCACTTAAAAAAATTAAATCACTTATGGCAAAAGATGATACCGAACTACTAACTCACTTGAAAAGACAGTTGACCTTAATGCAAAAGGAAAACGAAAGACTCTTAACATTGATGGAAACATTACGGAAAACGATTGATTATGAAGAAAGGAAAATTACAATGTCAACAAAAGAAAAATTTAATGGGTTTACATACCAAGATAATCAAAAATACAAGCAAGCTGCAATCGATATGTACGGGAAGGAAGTTATTGAAGAAGCCATTGAAAAACAAAAGGGCAAGGAACAAGAATTGACGGATGGTTTTAACGAAATATTCTTCGCTTTCTCTGAAAATATGTCAAAGGAAATGAGCGTGGCATCTAAAGAAAATGTAGATTTAGCAGAGAAACTTCATAAACATATTTGCAAATACTCGTTCGAATGCCCAATCGATGTATTTTCAAACATTGGTTATGGCTATGTTCAAAATCCAGAATTTAAAAATAACTTAGATCAATTCGGCGATGGAACTGCGCAGTATATTTGCGATGCCATTCTGGAATATGTGAAAGAAAAATAG
- the fni gene encoding type 2 isopentenyl-diphosphate Delta-isomerase, whose protein sequence is MMDLFQQQMNRKDEHVGHANQQYRATSAPEFVETRFVHHPFTTVDVADVSLQTKIAGLTFNVPFFINAITGGSPLTTALNQRLAILARETGMAMATGSMSIAMKFPESTQSFKVIRQENPNGILFANLGAHYNAEAAKRAVDIIEANAIQIHVNRAQELVMPEGDRVFSNWLKNIEEIVKASAVPVIVKEVGFGFSREAIAQLESIGVSAIDISGTGGTNFAKIENGRRKEDKLDFLEDWGQTTLTSLMEAQESRTPIIASGGVKTPMDMAKCFALGASLVGLSGEMLHLVRKDDSLPDAITTVQTWKEQLTTILTLVGADSISSLQQAPIVVAPSIQNWCDARGIDWKHLAQR, encoded by the coding sequence ATGATGGATTTATTTCAACAACAAATGAATCGAAAGGACGAGCATGTCGGTCATGCAAACCAGCAATACCGTGCAACGAGCGCTCCCGAATTCGTGGAGACGCGCTTCGTGCATCATCCCTTCACAACCGTTGATGTGGCAGATGTGTCATTGCAGACCAAGATCGCTGGACTCACCTTCAACGTTCCATTCTTCATCAACGCCATCACGGGTGGTAGCCCACTCACGACTGCGTTAAACCAGCGCTTAGCCATCTTGGCTCGTGAAACAGGTATGGCAATGGCGACAGGTTCGATGAGTATCGCGATGAAATTTCCTGAAAGTACACAAAGCTTCAAGGTGATTCGTCAAGAAAATCCAAATGGAATCCTCTTTGCAAACCTTGGGGCACATTACAACGCTGAGGCTGCTAAACGCGCTGTCGACATCATCGAAGCAAATGCGATTCAAATTCACGTCAACCGTGCACAAGAACTCGTGATGCCAGAAGGAGACCGAGTCTTTAGCAACTGGCTTAAAAACATCGAAGAAATCGTCAAAGCGAGTGCCGTTCCCGTTATCGTCAAAGAAGTCGGATTCGGATTTAGTCGTGAAGCCATCGCGCAACTAGAGAGTATCGGAGTGAGTGCGATCGACATTAGCGGTACTGGAGGTACGAATTTCGCCAAAATCGAAAACGGCCGTCGCAAAGAAGATAAACTCGATTTCCTAGAAGACTGGGGACAAACGACCTTGACATCGCTCATGGAAGCCCAAGAAAGCCGCACCCCAATCATCGCTTCCGGCGGTGTGAAGACACCGATGGACATGGCCAAATGCTTCGCTCTAGGAGCTAGCCTTGTCGGATTGTCTGGTGAAATGTTGCATCTCGTACGGAAAGACGACTCCCTTCCAGACGCCATTACTACTGTTCAAACCTGGAAAGAGCAGCTGACAACGATCTTAACGCTTGTCGGTGCTGATAGTATTTCTAGTCTCCAACAAGCTCCTATCGTAGTCGCACCAAGCATCCAAAACTGGTGTGATGCCCGCGGGATTGATTGGAAACATCTTGCACAGCGTTAA
- the guaA gene encoding glutamine-hydrolyzing GMP synthase, which translates to MTAQTTSLEKIIVLDFGSQYNQLITRRIREFGVFSELLHNDITAEEIKAHGNVKGIIFSGGPHSVYAEDAFTVDPAIFELGIPVLGICYGMQLTTHLFGGKVESSTTREYGSAKVDVFNTTSGIFKGLAEEEEVLMSHGDRITAIPEGFSVTASNAHTPFAAFENQERRIYGVQFHPEVRHSIHGNDMLRNFVFDICGATGDWSMDSFIEMEIAKIREKVGHKKVLLGLSGGVDSSVVGVLLQKAIDDQLICIFVDHGLLRKGEGDQVMESLSGKFGLNIIRVNAQERFLSKLKGVSDPEQKRKIIGNEFVYVFDDEAAKLTDVDFLAQGTLYTDIIESGTKTAQTIKSHHNVGGLPEDMQFELIEPLNTLFKDEVRALGTALGMPDSIVWRQPFPGPGLGIRVLGEVTEEKLEIVRESDAILREEIAKNGLERDVWQYFTVLPGIRSVGVMGDGRTYDYTIGIRAVTSIDGMTSDFARIPWEVLQTISARIVNEVAHVNRVVYDITSKPPATIEWE; encoded by the coding sequence ATGACAGCTCAAACCACTTCATTAGAAAAGATTATCGTGCTTGACTTTGGTAGTCAGTACAATCAGTTGATTACGCGCCGTATTCGTGAATTCGGTGTGTTCAGCGAGTTGCTACACAACGACATTACAGCCGAAGAAATTAAGGCACATGGCAACGTAAAAGGGATTATTTTTTCAGGGGGACCACATAGCGTTTATGCAGAGGATGCTTTTACCGTGGATCCTGCGATTTTTGAATTGGGAATTCCGGTGCTTGGGATTTGCTACGGGATGCAACTGACAACGCATCTGTTCGGCGGGAAGGTAGAATCTTCCACAACGCGTGAATATGGTTCTGCGAAAGTCGATGTCTTTAACACGACTTCAGGCATATTTAAAGGGTTAGCTGAAGAGGAAGAGGTACTCATGAGCCACGGAGACCGTATTACAGCGATTCCGGAAGGCTTCAGCGTGACGGCTTCGAATGCGCACACGCCATTTGCGGCTTTTGAAAACCAAGAACGTCGCATTTACGGCGTACAGTTCCACCCAGAAGTGCGCCACAGTATTCATGGGAACGACATGCTTCGTAACTTCGTGTTCGATATTTGTGGGGCAACAGGCGACTGGTCGATGGATAGCTTTATTGAAATGGAAATTGCGAAAATTCGCGAAAAAGTGGGCCATAAGAAAGTCTTACTTGGGCTATCTGGTGGAGTAGACTCTAGTGTGGTTGGGGTTCTCTTGCAAAAAGCAATCGACGACCAACTGATTTGTATTTTCGTAGACCACGGCTTGCTTCGTAAGGGGGAAGGCGACCAAGTAATGGAGAGCCTTTCTGGTAAATTTGGCCTCAATATTATCCGCGTGAATGCTCAGGAACGTTTCCTATCGAAACTAAAAGGCGTGAGTGACCCAGAACAAAAACGGAAGATCATTGGAAATGAGTTCGTGTACGTATTCGACGACGAAGCGGCAAAACTCACAGACGTGGATTTCCTTGCGCAAGGAACGCTCTATACAGACATTATCGAATCGGGAACGAAAACAGCGCAAACTATCAAGTCTCACCATAATGTAGGGGGACTTCCAGAGGACATGCAATTCGAGCTGATTGAACCTTTAAACACGCTCTTCAAAGACGAAGTGCGCGCTCTTGGAACAGCGCTTGGCATGCCAGACTCAATCGTATGGCGCCAACCATTCCCAGGACCAGGACTTGGAATCCGTGTGCTTGGCGAAGTAACCGAAGAAAAACTCGAAATCGTTCGTGAATCAGACGCCATCTTACGCGAAGAAATTGCCAAAAACGGCCTTGAGCGCGACGTATGGCAATACTTCACGGTTCTTCCAGGCATCCGCAGCGTCGGGGTAATGGGAGACGGCAGAACGTACGACTACACGATTGGAATCCGTGCCGTAACAAGTATCGACGGCATGACGAGTGACTTCGCTCGCATCCCTTGGGAAGTGCTGCAAACCATCAGCGCCCGTATCGTCAACGAAGTAGCGCACGTCAACCGCGTCGTCTACGACATCACGAGCAAACCGCCGGCAACAATAGAGTGGGAGTAG
- a CDS encoding phosphomevalonate kinase, whose amino-acid sequence MQLSKGSERVTITSKAPGKLFIAGEYAVVEPGHGAIVAAVSRYLTVTIDVTTSVGTLTSTQNPDINVEWAREGELFHIKADHPYRLVEEAILVAEQYVRECGTPTNALYSLSITSELDDAKRGIKYGLGSSGAVVVATIQAVLDFYETPRTPLLVYKLSVLTNLLLSQRGSFGDIAASSFGGLVYYTSPDRSDLLEQLQKQSIKDICDAVWKDLTIVRLPEIPNFTLLVGWTGKVAITDSLIQATEKKRKVATDSVFYKEFLTKSHAIVQDLQIAWNKQDIPALQEGIRANRALLNQFAKVMQLEIETPALQTLCDLAEQNGACAKTSGAGGGDCGICFTQNEQQRQQIETQWAHAQIQVLPLTIAEAW is encoded by the coding sequence GTGCAGCTTTCGAAGGGAAGTGAGCGCGTGACGATTACTTCAAAAGCTCCCGGTAAACTCTTTATTGCCGGAGAATATGCGGTTGTCGAACCAGGTCACGGCGCTATTGTCGCAGCGGTGTCGCGCTATTTAACAGTTACGATCGATGTAACTACTAGTGTAGGAACACTAACCTCTACGCAAAATCCAGACATCAATGTGGAATGGGCTCGCGAAGGAGAACTGTTCCACATAAAGGCAGACCATCCTTATAGACTAGTCGAAGAAGCGATTCTGGTCGCAGAACAATATGTTCGGGAATGCGGCACGCCAACTAACGCACTCTACTCTCTTTCGATTACAAGTGAACTCGATGACGCTAAGCGTGGCATTAAATACGGACTCGGTTCGAGTGGTGCCGTTGTGGTCGCAACGATTCAAGCCGTTCTTGATTTTTACGAAACTCCGAGAACACCACTACTCGTTTATAAGCTGAGTGTTTTAACGAATCTCCTCTTATCCCAACGTGGATCCTTTGGAGATATCGCCGCCTCTTCTTTTGGAGGACTGGTGTATTACACAAGTCCGGACCGAAGCGATTTACTCGAACAATTACAAAAACAATCGATTAAAGACATTTGTGATGCTGTCTGGAAAGACCTCACCATCGTTCGTCTTCCAGAAATCCCAAACTTCACCCTCTTAGTAGGATGGACAGGAAAAGTCGCTATCACAGATTCACTCATTCAAGCCACTGAGAAGAAACGCAAAGTGGCAACCGATAGCGTCTTTTACAAAGAATTTCTTACAAAGAGTCATGCCATCGTTCAAGACTTACAAATAGCTTGGAACAAACAAGATATCCCAGCCTTACAAGAAGGCATCCGTGCCAACCGCGCACTCTTAAATCAATTTGCAAAAGTGATGCAGCTGGAAATTGAAACCCCCGCACTTCAAACACTCTGCGACCTCGCCGAACAAAATGGTGCCTGCGCAAAAACATCTGGTGCTGGTGGTGGCGACTGCGGGATTTGCTTTACACAAAACGAACAACAACGACAACAAATTGAAACCCAATGGGCACATGCTCAAATTCAAGTGCTTCCGCTGACCATTGCTGAAGCCTGGTAA
- a CDS encoding YeiH family protein, translating into MSSFMEKRKGLLCTFAIAVVSVMLDKLFPVIGSAVFAIILGMILNQFWKIPSDFRPGINYSAKKLLHYSIIALGFTMSFAQVSQTGASSFPVTIVTISIAFLTALFVGNFFKLSRPLKILVGFGTAICGGSAIAAASPIIKAEDDEVALSISTIFLFNVMAVFLFPFLGHMMGMDASQFGLWAGTAINDTSSVVAAGASYSAEALEIATIVKLTRALMIVPACIVLSLVEARRMKQEGQSVQWKKIVPMFIIWFMVASIITSVGLFPNFLVPYAKLASKWLMAMALVGIGMQVSFKQFKEAGAKPILTGLATWFMVAVSSLIMQYFVL; encoded by the coding sequence ATGTCATCATTCATGGAAAAAAGAAAAGGGCTGCTTTGTACATTTGCTATTGCGGTTGTCTCAGTGATGCTCGATAAGCTATTCCCAGTTATAGGGAGTGCGGTATTTGCCATTATTTTAGGGATGATCTTAAACCAATTTTGGAAAATCCCAAGTGATTTTAGACCGGGAATTAACTATTCAGCGAAAAAATTATTACATTATTCGATTATTGCGCTTGGATTTACAATGTCGTTTGCGCAAGTGAGCCAAACAGGTGCGTCATCGTTCCCAGTGACGATTGTGACGATTTCGATTGCATTTTTAACAGCGCTATTTGTAGGGAACTTCTTCAAACTTTCTCGTCCATTGAAGATTCTTGTTGGATTCGGGACTGCCATTTGCGGGGGCTCGGCGATCGCTGCAGCTTCACCAATCATTAAAGCCGAAGACGATGAAGTAGCGTTGTCGATTTCAACCATCTTCCTTTTCAATGTAATGGCGGTATTCTTATTCCCATTCTTAGGACATATGATGGGCATGGACGCATCGCAGTTCGGGCTTTGGGCAGGAACAGCGATTAACGATACATCCAGCGTGGTCGCAGCCGGCGCAAGTTACAGTGCGGAAGCCCTAGAAATCGCGACAATCGTAAAACTGACTCGTGCATTGATGATTGTTCCAGCGTGTATTGTGTTATCTTTAGTCGAAGCACGCCGTATGAAACAAGAAGGACAAAGCGTTCAATGGAAAAAAATCGTGCCAATGTTTATCATTTGGTTCATGGTCGCTTCGATTATTACAAGTGTGGGCTTATTCCCAAATTTCCTTGTACCGTATGCAAAATTAGCATCTAAATGGTTGATGGCGATGGCATTAGTAGGTATCGGAATGCAAGTTTCTTTCAAACAATTCAAAGAAGCAGGGGCAAAACCAATCTTAACAGGTTTAGCAACTTGGTTTATGGTGGCTGTTTCTAGCTTAATCATGCAGTACTTCGTTTTATAG
- the rpiA gene encoding ribose-5-phosphate isomerase RpiA, with the protein MNMKELVGKKAAEYVESGMTVGLGTGSTAYYFVEEIGRRVKEEGLEIVGVTTSLATKKQAEALGIPLKSVDEVDYIDVTIDGADEIAPDFSGIKGGGGALLFEKIVAEQSKSVIWIVDESKMVDYLGRFPLPVEVVPYGSLQLFKRFEALGYKPTFRERDGERYLTDSKNYIIDLDVYPIKDPIAFGEKIKGMTGVVEQGLFTNMTDIVLVGTPDGVVVKQF; encoded by the coding sequence ATGAACATGAAAGAATTAGTCGGCAAGAAAGCCGCAGAATATGTAGAAAGTGGAATGACGGTTGGATTAGGAACTGGTTCGACAGCTTACTATTTTGTGGAAGAAATCGGTCGACGAGTAAAAGAAGAAGGGCTTGAAATTGTTGGAGTAACAACTTCTTTAGCAACGAAGAAACAAGCAGAAGCACTTGGAATTCCATTGAAGAGCGTGGATGAAGTGGATTATATCGACGTCACAATCGATGGTGCAGACGAAATCGCTCCTGATTTTTCAGGAATCAAAGGCGGTGGCGGTGCGTTATTATTCGAAAAAATCGTTGCCGAGCAATCAAAGAGCGTAATCTGGATTGTAGACGAATCAAAAATGGTCGACTATTTAGGTCGTTTCCCATTACCAGTGGAAGTGGTGCCTTATGGTTCGCTTCAATTATTCAAACGTTTTGAAGCGCTAGGATACAAACCAACGTTCCGCGAACGTGACGGAGAACGCTACTTAACGGATAGCAAAAACTACATTATCGACTTGGATGTGTATCCAATTAAAGACCCAATTGCATTCGGAGAAAAAATCAAAGGCATGACAGGTGTGGTAGAGCAAGGCCTCTTCACAAACATGACCGATATCGTGCTTGTAGGAACTCCTGATGGGGTTGTCGTAAAACAATTCTAA
- a CDS encoding helix-turn-helix transcriptional regulator, protein MKNNIKQLRKAAGLRQEDMAKTLGVSRQTIIAIENDKYNPTLELAMKIARLLQLNVEEIFVLED, encoded by the coding sequence ATGAAAAATAATATAAAACAGCTAAGAAAAGCAGCAGGATTGCGACAAGAGGATATGGCAAAAACATTGGGTGTAAGCAGACAGACCATTATTGCCATTGAGAATGATAAATATAATCCTACCCTTGAACTTGCAATGAAGATTGCAAGGTTACTCCAGCTCAATGTTGAAGAGATTTTTGTGTTAGAGGACTAA
- the mvaD gene encoding diphosphomevalonate decarboxylase — protein sequence MTTSIGITRAHTNIALIKYWGKENKELFIPMNSSLSLTLEAFYTDTKVELSDTLTEDEFYLNGAKQDEAAIAKITRFLDLFRTETGDTRRARVESLNFVPTAAGLASSASAFAALAGAMNEATGLNMPAQKLSTYARRGSGSATRSLFGGFVEWNKGDSNENSMAIPVDDANFDIGMIIIVVSAAEKKISSRAGMELTVSTSPFYEGWVTSAATDLADIKEAIKDRDIHRIGSIAEFNGMKMHATMLASNPPFCYFEPESIVAQQTIRTIREERGIPAYFTMDAGPNVKVICKASDIPAILEELGKVFPSEKLIPTLPGEGIRTLTEDEWNASRAAFEGK from the coding sequence ATGACCACATCGATTGGAATTACGCGTGCGCATACGAATATCGCGCTCATTAAATATTGGGGAAAAGAAAATAAAGAGCTTTTCATTCCGATGAATAGTAGCCTCTCTCTAACCCTTGAAGCCTTTTATACCGATACAAAAGTCGAACTCAGCGATACGTTAACGGAAGACGAGTTCTATCTCAATGGCGCCAAACAAGACGAAGCGGCGATCGCTAAAATCACGCGCTTCTTAGACTTATTCCGCACAGAAACTGGAGATACGCGTCGTGCTCGTGTCGAGAGCTTGAATTTTGTCCCAACTGCAGCAGGTCTTGCGAGCTCTGCTTCCGCCTTTGCGGCACTTGCTGGGGCGATGAACGAGGCAACCGGTCTTAACATGCCTGCTCAAAAACTATCGACTTACGCGCGTCGTGGGAGCGGTAGCGCGACTCGTAGTCTCTTTGGCGGATTTGTCGAATGGAATAAGGGAGACTCCAACGAAAACAGTATGGCCATCCCTGTCGACGATGCCAACTTTGACATTGGGATGATTATTATCGTCGTAAGCGCGGCCGAGAAGAAGATTTCAAGTCGTGCCGGCATGGAATTGACCGTTTCGACTTCTCCATTTTACGAAGGTTGGGTCACTTCAGCGGCAACCGATTTAGCCGACATCAAAGAGGCCATCAAGGACCGCGACATTCATCGTATCGGTTCGATTGCGGAATTTAACGGCATGAAAATGCACGCCACGATGCTAGCAAGTAACCCTCCATTCTGTTATTTTGAACCGGAGAGTATTGTCGCCCAACAAACGATTCGCACGATTCGAGAAGAACGAGGCATTCCGGCCTACTTCACGATGGATGCTGGTCCAAACGTTAAAGTCATCTGCAAGGCGAGTGATATCCCTGCGATTCTGGAAGAGCTTGGTAAAGTATTCCCGAGTGAAAAACTCATCCCAACGCTTCCAGGAGAAGGCATTCGTACATTGACAGAAGACGAATGGAACGCTTCTCGTGCAGCTTTCGAAGGGAAGTGA
- the coaA gene encoding type I pantothenate kinase → MRENETYYQILRSEWSQYKGMHPFTMTSAELAHLTSLNDRISLQDVQEVYVPMLDYFDVYFKKHIELHTEEQQFLNQQKKTVPFIIGVSGSVAVGKSTTARLMQTMLQQRYPSKRVALMTTDGFLLPTKELIQRGILDRKGFPESYDMEALVHFLLEVKTGNPSVDAPVYSHEIYDIVPGEVQTIESPDILIVEGINVLQLPPNREIYVSDFFDWSIFVDADATLIEQWYLERFELLMDRAKSQPDNYYYQYAIGNRADAIAMAKDVWKKTNLKNLKEYILPTKTRADFILHKTVGHHIDFVQIKKY, encoded by the coding sequence TTGAGAGAAAACGAGACGTATTATCAGATTCTAAGAAGTGAGTGGAGCCAATATAAAGGCATGCATCCATTCACGATGACAAGCGCAGAACTTGCGCACTTAACGTCATTAAATGACCGCATTTCCCTACAGGACGTGCAAGAAGTGTATGTGCCGATGCTGGATTATTTTGATGTATATTTTAAAAAACATATTGAACTACATACCGAGGAGCAACAGTTTCTGAATCAACAGAAGAAAACAGTACCATTTATTATCGGAGTCTCAGGGAGTGTGGCCGTTGGGAAGAGTACAACGGCTCGTTTAATGCAAACGATGCTACAACAACGCTACCCAAGTAAACGAGTGGCGCTGATGACAACGGATGGATTCTTGCTTCCAACAAAAGAGTTAATTCAACGTGGCATCTTGGATCGTAAAGGATTCCCGGAAAGTTACGACATGGAAGCTCTCGTTCATTTCCTACTCGAAGTGAAAACCGGTAATCCAAGCGTGGATGCGCCAGTGTATTCGCATGAGATTTACGATATTGTGCCAGGGGAAGTGCAGACGATTGAGTCGCCCGACATCTTGATTGTAGAGGGGATTAATGTGTTGCAACTGCCACCTAATCGTGAAATCTACGTGAGTGATTTCTTCGACTGGTCGATTTTCGTTGATGCCGATGCAACGCTGATTGAGCAATGGTACTTGGAGCGTTTCGAGCTCTTGATGGACCGTGCGAAATCACAGCCAGATAACTATTACTATCAATATGCGATTGGGAATCGTGCGGACGCGATTGCGATGGCGAAAGATGTGTGGAAGAAGACTAACCTGAAGAACCTTAAAGAATACATCTTACCAACGAAAACCCGCGCCGACTTCATCCTCCATAAAACAGTGGGACATCACATTGATTTTGTGCAAATTAAAAAATATTAG
- the mvk gene encoding mevalonate kinase yields the protein MKLQKGTGLANGKIILAGEHAVVYHKPAIALPINAVFVKADIVTATKGQTIECELYSGDLQSMPASMEGLQFAIQKAFLLASSKEVTSHAFVLSIESTIPAERGMGSSAAVSVAVVRAIFDFFNTPLSDATLWDIVQGAETISHGNPSGVDTATTSGTRPVFFQKEQELQTLELDMPAYLVIADSGVTGNTKQAVHHVSTLQERIIDPTTNETGSDAVQSIGAIVQDTKTAIETKDPLKLGQLMNSNHDRLKKLGVSHDIIEALVSTAHENHALGAKVTGGGLGGCMIALVATENDALHLQEQFMKKGAQAVWIQSLAKKEKS from the coding sequence ATGAAACTACAAAAGGGAACAGGCCTTGCCAATGGTAAAATCATTTTAGCCGGTGAACATGCTGTCGTTTATCATAAACCAGCCATTGCACTGCCCATTAATGCAGTGTTCGTGAAAGCCGACATTGTCACAGCAACCAAAGGGCAAACAATCGAATGTGAATTGTACTCAGGGGACCTTCAAAGCATGCCCGCTTCAATGGAAGGATTGCAGTTTGCGATTCAAAAAGCATTTTTACTTGCCTCTTCAAAAGAAGTCACGAGTCATGCTTTTGTCCTCTCCATCGAGTCAACGATTCCAGCTGAAAGAGGCATGGGATCCAGCGCTGCAGTAAGTGTGGCGGTCGTGCGTGCCATTTTTGATTTTTTCAATACGCCTTTATCCGATGCCACTTTATGGGACATCGTTCAAGGAGCGGAAACCATTTCGCATGGCAATCCAAGCGGTGTTGATACAGCAACAACGAGTGGCACTCGTCCGGTCTTTTTCCAAAAGGAACAAGAACTTCAAACGCTTGAACTAGATATGCCAGCGTATCTCGTCATTGCGGATTCAGGCGTTACCGGGAATACGAAGCAAGCGGTCCATCATGTAAGTACCCTGCAAGAACGCATCATCGACCCGACCACTAACGAAACTGGTTCAGACGCGGTTCAATCGATTGGCGCCATCGTTCAAGATACAAAGACCGCCATCGAAACCAAGGATCCTCTAAAACTCGGCCAGCTGATGAATTCTAATCACGACCGCCTTAAAAAATTAGGGGTTTCGCATGATATCATTGAAGCCCTCGTCAGTACCGCTCACGAAAATCATGCACTCGGCGCAAAAGTCACAGGTGGTGGCTTAGGTGGTTGTATGATTGCCCTTGTAGCTACAGAGAACGACGCCCTTCATTTACAAGAACAATTCATGAAAAAAGGAGCGCAAGCGGTCTGGATTCAGTCGCTCGCTAAAAAGGAGAAGAGCTAA